A single genomic interval of Labrus mixtus chromosome 6, fLabMix1.1, whole genome shotgun sequence harbors:
- the slc2a15a gene encoding solute carrier family 2 member 15a isoform X3 → MAEEVLIPSSRRVTSQLTGSLLAVAFLSSFGSSMLYGYNLAVVNSPSAYIKDFYNQTVLNRNGTGLTEETLTVMYSLTVSVFAIGGMLGSVIVGMLVSRFGRKGTIVNTTVLVFIGGSLMGFSRICGSPEMVIVGRFITGIHSGISLSVVPMYLGEIAPKNLRGFLGLVPSIFIGTGVFLAQILGLHELLGKEEHWPFFLSVVVIPTFIQLMALPWFPESPRYLLIEKHNVHATITALKYYRAKCNIQAEIEEMQEEQRSLSSVETLSVWKLLLDDRVRKQVLCVVVINIGMQLSGIDAIWFYTNDIFEDAGIPEAEIQYTTAGTGIIEIIAGLVGCFTIERLGRRPLMILGFTMMGVCSAGITLTLILQGHLPFMHYLSVACVVGIIAGFCIGPAGVPFLMTAELFKQSHRPAAYIVGGLLNWVSNFTVGFVFPFLQMSVGSYCYLVFSAICFSVAVYVYFFIPETKNKTFMEISRMFSKKEAVLESQGLIHVDQLKLKKMNGYGGVEFDSSSSVP, encoded by the exons TACATAAAGGACTTCTACAACCAGACAGTGCTGAATCGAAATGGAACAGGACTCACTGAAGAGACCCTTACCGTCATGTACTCTCTTACTGTGTCTGTCTTTGCCATTGGAGGTATGCTGGGCTCCGTCATCGTGGGTATGCTTGTCAGCCGCTTTGGCAg GAAAGGTACAATTGTAAACACAACAGTCCTGGTGTTTATTGGTGGATCACTCATGGGCTTCAGCAGGATATGTGGTTCACCTGAGATGGTCATCGTTGGCCGTTTTATCACAGGAATTCACTCAG GCATCTCTCTTAGTGTTGTACCAATGTACCTGGGTGAGATAGCACCTAAGAACCTACGAGGTTTCCTGGGTCTTGTGCCAAGTATCTTTATTGGCACCGGAGTCTTCCTCGCCCAAATTCTTGGCCTACATGAGCTTCTAGGAAAG GAGGAGCACTGGCCCTTCTTTCTTTCAGTAGTGGTGATACCCACCTTCATCCAGTTGATGGCGTTGCCATGGTTCCCAGAGAGCCCCAGGTACCTGCTGATTGAGAAGCACAACGTCCATGCCACTATCACAG CTCTGAAGTACTACAGAGCCAAGTGCAACATCCAGGCTGAGATTGAGGAGATGCAGGAGGAGCAGCGCTCCCTTTCATCAGTTGAGACGCTGTCAGTATGGAAACTGTTGCTGGATGACCGAGTCCGGAAGCAGGTGCTCTGTGTGGTGGTCATCAACATCGGCATGCAGCTGTCTGGCATTGATGCT ATCTGGTTCTACACGAACGACATCTTTGAGGATGCAGGTATCCCAGAGGCAGAGATCCAGTATACCACAGCAGGAACGGGAATCATAGAGATCATCGCAGGACTCGTTGGG TGTTTCACCATAGAGAGGTTGGGCAGGAGGCCTCTCATGATCTTGGGTTTTACCATGATGGGCGTCTGCAGTGCTGGAATCACATTGACCCTGATTTTACag GGTCATTTACCATTTATGCACTACTTAAGTGTCGCCTGTGTGGTCGGCATCATTGCTGGTTTCTGTATTGGTCCAG CTGGGGTTCCCTTCTTGATGACAGCAGAGCTGTTTAAACAGTCCCACCGTCCAGCTGCTTACATTGTAGGAGGATTGCTAAACTGGGTGTCCAACTTCACCGTGGGCTTCGTCTTCCCCTTCTTACAG ATGTCTGTGGGGTCTTACTGCTACTTGGTGTTTTCGGCCATTTGTTTCTCTGTGGCCGTCTACGTCTACTTTTTCATcccagaaacaaaaaacaagacctTTATGGAAATTAGCCGCATGTTTTCTAAGAAGGAAGCGGTTCTGGAGTCCCAGGGCCTAATCCATGTGGACCAGCTGAAGCTGAAGAAGATGAACGGCTATGGTGGCGTGGAGTTTGACAGCTCTTCTTCTGTACCTTAA